From Stenotrophomonas maltophilia, a single genomic window includes:
- the phbB gene encoding acetoacetyl-CoA reductase, with amino-acid sequence MTLRIAYVTSGMGSVGTAICQSLARSGHTVVAGCAPNSPRKANWLREQREQGFDFIASEGNATDWTSTSAAFAKVRAEVGEVDVLVNNSGGSRDLLFRQMTVEDWNAVIASNLNSLFNLTKQVVDGMATRGWGRIINIGSVSAHKGQIGQVNYATAKAAMHGFSRALAAEVASRGVTVNTLSPGYIASQAISSFPPDVLDRLAASVPVRRLGRPEEVAGLVAWLASDEASYVTGADYPVNGGLYMG; translated from the coding sequence CGGTACTGCCATCTGCCAGAGCCTGGCCCGCAGCGGCCACACCGTGGTCGCCGGTTGCGCGCCGAATTCGCCGCGCAAGGCCAACTGGCTGCGCGAACAGCGCGAACAGGGTTTCGACTTCATCGCGTCCGAAGGCAACGCCACCGACTGGACCTCGACCAGCGCGGCGTTCGCCAAGGTGCGTGCCGAAGTCGGTGAAGTGGACGTGCTGGTCAACAACTCCGGCGGCAGCCGCGACCTGCTGTTCCGGCAGATGACGGTGGAAGACTGGAACGCGGTGATCGCCTCCAACCTCAATTCGCTGTTCAACCTGACCAAGCAGGTGGTCGACGGCATGGCCACGCGTGGCTGGGGCCGCATCATCAACATCGGCTCTGTGAGTGCGCACAAGGGCCAGATCGGCCAGGTGAACTACGCAACGGCGAAGGCGGCGATGCATGGCTTCAGCCGTGCACTGGCCGCCGAAGTGGCCTCGCGCGGGGTCACCGTCAATACGCTGTCGCCGGGCTACATCGCCAGCCAGGCGATCAGCAGCTTCCCACCGGATGTACTGGACCGGTTGGCCGCATCGGTGCCGGTGCGCCGCCTTGGCCGCCCCGAGGAAGTGGCGGGCCTGGTGGCCTGGCTGGCATCGGACGAGGCTTCGTACGTGACCGGCGCCGACTACCCGGTCAACGGCGGCCTGTACATGGGGTGA